From a single Candidatus Melainabacteria bacterium genomic region:
- a CDS encoding glycerol-3-phosphate dehydrogenase/oxidase: MMEMLTMVQVALERLDLAKFRGCTFDAVVIGGGITGASVLLDLASRGLSAILVEKDDFASGTSSKSTKLVHGGLRYLQNYQFGVTLESVRERDLLSRLAPHMVWNLPFVIPLYADQPFRNLRIKIGLWIYDLMAGLGNPHAHKRMSVAEVLKACPGVRQERLIGGLVYGDCRTDDSRHTLEVLKAACAAGGIALNYARVSGYHYENGRVCGVDVVDSLGGSNADVVRLNARTVINATGVWSQQTTELSGGQSSTVVVPAKGVHLTVSRERLPLDCAMILPSPHDKRFCFAVPWYHSVIIGTTDTKYDGDLENLRAEPSEQQYCLDAANAMFPELKLTLADVTGAFAGLRPLVRPRNAPELTAELARSHHLEEAADGLIVIAGGKLTTARVMARDTVDLVCKVMRRSSPEREFAQCQTDRIMLGGWNLTDDVTSKVKKFREAAFWTNLKDWTGAYLPTVYGAATAHVLRLVIDDQSLGQLISPEHPYILAQVVYAVRAEAARTIEDVLSRRIRLTITDRQAALESAEPVSHVMAAELGWTEAERLAELEKFTRDQSHDG; the protein is encoded by the coding sequence ATGATGGAGATGTTGACCATGGTGCAAGTCGCACTTGAACGGCTAGACCTGGCAAAATTCCGAGGTTGCACTTTCGATGCAGTTGTCATCGGCGGTGGTATCACGGGCGCCAGCGTTCTGCTTGACCTTGCCAGTCGAGGCTTGTCGGCAATTCTTGTCGAGAAGGACGATTTCGCCTCAGGCACAAGCAGCAAATCAACGAAACTGGTGCACGGCGGACTGCGGTATCTGCAAAACTACCAATTCGGCGTTACGCTCGAATCGGTTCGTGAGCGGGACCTTCTGTCACGCCTGGCACCGCATATGGTGTGGAATCTGCCTTTTGTGATTCCGCTATATGCAGACCAGCCTTTTCGAAATCTCCGGATCAAGATCGGGCTGTGGATCTATGACCTCATGGCTGGTCTCGGCAATCCTCACGCCCACAAACGCATGAGCGTTGCGGAAGTGCTCAAGGCCTGCCCCGGTGTGCGTCAAGAGCGCCTCATCGGTGGTCTGGTTTACGGCGATTGCCGCACGGACGATTCCAGACATACGCTCGAGGTGCTGAAAGCAGCGTGCGCCGCTGGCGGAATTGCCCTGAACTATGCGCGTGTGAGCGGCTATCACTACGAGAACGGTCGAGTGTGCGGAGTCGATGTCGTCGATTCACTGGGCGGTTCGAATGCTGATGTGGTGCGGTTGAATGCTCGGACCGTCATTAACGCTACGGGTGTCTGGTCGCAGCAAACGACTGAACTCTCAGGCGGTCAGTCTTCGACTGTTGTCGTTCCGGCTAAAGGAGTGCATCTCACGGTCAGCAGGGAGCGCTTGCCTCTCGACTGCGCCATGATTCTGCCCTCCCCGCACGACAAGCGCTTCTGCTTTGCCGTTCCGTGGTATCACTCGGTCATCATCGGAACGACCGACACCAAATACGATGGCGACCTCGAGAATCTGCGTGCTGAACCTTCGGAACAGCAGTATTGCCTCGATGCTGCCAACGCCATGTTCCCGGAGCTGAAGCTTACTCTCGCCGACGTTACTGGCGCGTTTGCAGGTTTGCGCCCGCTGGTGCGGCCTCGTAACGCTCCTGAATTGACGGCGGAGCTGGCTCGCAGTCATCATCTGGAGGAAGCTGCGGATGGACTGATTGTAATCGCCGGCGGCAAGCTGACGACAGCGCGAGTGATGGCTCGCGACACAGTCGATCTTGTTTGCAAAGTCATGCGCAGGTCCAGCCCTGAGCGCGAATTTGCTCAATGCCAGACCGACCGCATTATGCTCGGCGGTTGGAATTTGACCGACGACGTCACGTCCAAGGTGAAAAAGTTCCGTGAAGCCGCCTTCTGGACAAATCTGAAGGATTGGACGGGAGCATATCTGCCTACCGTGTACGGTGCAGCAACTGCTCATGTGCTCAGGCTGGTGATTGACGATCAATCGCTAGGTCAACTTATCAGTCCAGAGCATCCTTACATTCTCGCTCAGGTTGTTTACGCTGTCCGGGCAGAGGCGGCGCGAACGATCGAGGATGTTCTTTCCAGGCGAATTCGGCTCACTATCACGGACAGGCAAGCGGCTCTTGAATCTGCTGAGCCGGTATCCCACGTGATGGCTGCGGAGCTAGGCTGGACTGAAGCCGAACGGCTCGCTGAGCTGGAAAAATTCACGCGGGACCAAAGCCATGACGGATAG